A single window of Poecilia reticulata strain Guanapo linkage group LG10, Guppy_female_1.0+MT, whole genome shotgun sequence DNA harbors:
- the lingo2 gene encoding leucine-rich repeat and immunoglobulin-like domain-containing nogo receptor-interacting protein 2, which produces MVDCMNKVMLHTVVSCWQPFLGLVLVAAFVGSSLGCPSRCECSAQTKAVVCHRKRMPTIPDGIPTETRILDLSKNKLTMINPDDFINFPGLEELDLSGNLISYVEPGAFNALFNMHSLSLKSNRIKLIPLGVFTALTNLTQLDISDNKIVILLDYMFQDLHNLRSLEVGDNDLVYISHRAFSGLLSLEELTLERCNLTVVPTEALSHLHNLVSLHLRYLSISTLHPYSFKKLFRLRHLEIDNWPSLDHVPVNTLHGLNLTTLFITNTNLSSFPYQALKHLPYLTHLNLSFNRIRHIEGGMLMELVRLRELHLVGAQLTTIDPYAFQGLRGLKVLNVSHNRLDTLEKGVFQSPEALEVLLIDNNPLVCDCRLMWILQKKHSILFGDSQPECSTPEGIRGRPFKEFKEALLSYYVTCTKPKIRENKTQTITVDEGQQAMLRCSAEGTPRPSVSWLSPRRRVLTSRNHGRLMVHNNGTLEIKSAEIQDSGVYLCLASNTAGNDTLMASLAVKSLGSLYANRTQHYTDPNNATANETANISLGLDLKTILVSTAMGCFTFLGVVLFCFLLLFVWSRGKGKHKNNIDVEYVPRSKSNGTNVDSAEGQAGPRRFNMKMM; this is translated from the coding sequence ATGGTGGACTGTATGAACAAAGTCATGCTGCACACGGTCGTCTCATGCTGGCAGCCATTCCTTGGACTGGTACTGGTGGCCGCCTTTGTGGGCTCTTCTCTAGGATGTCCCTCACGCTGCGAGTGCTCGGCTCAGACCAAGGCCGTCGTCTGCCACCGCAAGCGAATGCCCACCATCCCAGATGGCATCCCGACCGAGACCAGGATCCTGGACCTGAGTAAAAACAAGCTGACAATGATCAACCCTGATGACTTTATTAACTTCCCTGGACTGGAGGAACTGGACCTGAGTGGGAACCTGATCAGCTACGTCGAGCCTGGAGCTTTTAACGCCTTGTTTAACATGCACTCACTCAGTCTGAAGAGCAACCGAATCAAGCTCATCCCTCTGGGGGTTTTCACAGCCCTGACCAATCTAACCCAACTGGATATAAGTGACAACAAGATCGTCATTCTTTTGGATTATATGTTCCAGGATTTACATAATCTGAGGTCTTTGGAAGTGGGAGACAACGACCTGGTTTATATTTCTCACCGTGCGTTCAGCGGACTCCTGAGCCTGGAGGAATTGACCTTAGAACGATGCAACCTTACAGTTGTACCCACCGAGGCGCTCTCTCACCTGCACAACCTGGTCAGCCTTCATCTCCGTTACCTCAGCATTAGCACTTTGCATCCGTACTCCTTCAAAAAGCTGTTCCGGCTGCGGCATTTAGAAATCGATAACTGGCCTTCACTGGACCACGTGCCAGTGAATACCCTCCATGGCCTGAACCTGACCACATTGTTCATAACCAACACCAACCTGTCCTCCTTCCCCTACCAAGCCCTGAAGCACCTGCCCTACCTGACCCACCTCAACCTGTCCTTCAACCGGATCCGCCACATCGAAGGAGGGATGCTGATGGAGCTGGTTCGGTTGCGAGAGTTGCATCTAGTGGGAGCTCAGCTGACCACCATCGATCCGTACGCCTTTCAAGGCCTACGGGGTCTCAAGGTGCTCAACGTCTCCCACAACCGCCTGGACACCCTGGAAAAGGGTGTGTTCCAGTCGCCCGAGGCTCTGGAGGTCCTTCTGATCGACAACAACCCCTTGGTGTGTGACTGTCGTCTCATGTGGATCCTGCAGAAAAAGCACTCCATTTTGTTTGGAGACTCGCAGCCTGAATGCAGCACACCCGAGGGGATCCGTGGTCGGCCTTTCAAGGAGTTCAAGGAGGCGCTCCTGTCTTATTACGTAACATGCACCAAGCCAAAAATTCGCGAgaataaaacccaaacaattACAGTGGATGAGGGCCAGCAGGCGATGCTGCGCTGCAGCGCCGAAGGGACGCCGAGGCCGAGCGTGTCGTGGCTGTCCCCACGTCGACGAGTACTGACGAGTCGGAACCACGGACGACTGATGGTGCACAACAACGGCACATTAGAGATCAAGTCTGCAGAGATACAAGACAGTGGCGTGTACCTCTGCCTGGCCTCCAACACTGCGGGAAATGACACCCTGATGGCTTCATTAGCGGTGAAAAGTCTGGGGTCGCTGTACGCCAACAGGACCCAGCATTACACAGACCCAAACAACGCCACTGCCAATGAAACGGCCAACATTTCCCTTGGTCTGGACCTGAAGACTATTTTAGTGTCCACCGCTATGGGCTGCTTCACCTTTCTGGGAGTGGTCttgttttgcttcctgctccttttcgtgtggagcagaggaaaaggaaaacataaaaacaacatcgACGTTGAATATGTACCTCGGTCAAAGTCCAACGGTACCAATGTTGATTCAGCAGAGGGACAGGCTGGTCCGCGCCgttttaacatgaaaatgatGTAA